One window of Brachybacterium ginsengisoli genomic DNA carries:
- the rapZ gene encoding RNase adapter RapZ, whose product MSEDHAPGPSTDTRGDVVIITGLAGAGRETAAHALEDMGWYVVYNIAPQLIGQLYELRASAVGRENRFAVVVDPRSGPFFNELSDVVADLRKADLRLRLLFLTADESTLVRRFDSVRRPHPLQGEEGVLEGIRREREMLAPYRRMADLVIDTAPLNVHQLTMKMRATFGTSAEQQLTVTMLSFGFKYGIPLEADHVSDVRFIPNPYWVPELRPKRGTDPEVADFVLGDANGAEFVERYLEMITPVLRGYSVENKHFTTLAIGCTGGKHRSVAVAERIGDQLRGAGHPVRIRHRDLGRE is encoded by the coding sequence GTGAGCGAGGACCACGCGCCCGGACCGAGCACCGACACCCGCGGCGACGTCGTGATCATCACCGGCCTCGCCGGTGCCGGCCGGGAGACGGCCGCCCATGCTCTGGAGGACATGGGCTGGTACGTCGTCTACAACATCGCCCCGCAGCTGATCGGTCAGCTGTACGAGCTGCGCGCCTCGGCCGTCGGCCGGGAGAACCGCTTCGCAGTGGTGGTCGATCCCCGCTCCGGTCCGTTCTTCAACGAGCTCTCCGACGTCGTCGCCGATCTGCGCAAGGCGGATCTGCGCCTGCGCCTGCTCTTCCTCACCGCGGACGAGTCGACGCTGGTGCGCCGCTTCGACTCCGTGCGCCGCCCGCATCCGCTGCAGGGCGAGGAGGGGGTGCTGGAGGGGATCCGGCGCGAGCGGGAGATGCTCGCCCCGTACCGACGCATGGCGGACCTCGTCATCGACACCGCGCCGCTGAACGTGCATCAGCTGACGATGAAGATGCGCGCCACCTTCGGCACGAGCGCCGAGCAGCAGCTCACGGTGACCATGCTCTCCTTCGGGTTCAAGTACGGCATCCCGCTCGAGGCCGACCACGTCAGCGACGTGCGCTTCATCCCGAACCCGTACTGGGTCCCCGAGCTGCGGCCCAAGCGGGGCACCGATCCCGAGGTCGCGGACTTCGTGCTGGGGGATGCGAACGGCGCCGAGTTCGTCGAGCGCTACCTGGAGATGATCACCCCCGTGCTGCGCGGTTACAGCGTCGAGAACAAGCACTTCACGACTCTCGCGATCGGCTGCACCGGCGGCAAGCACCGCAGCGTGGCCGTCGCCGAGAGGATCGGGGACCAGCTGCGCGGCGCCGGTCACCCCGTGCGCATCCGCCACCGAGACCTGGGGCGCGAATGA